Within the Senegalia massiliensis genome, the region TCAACATCCTACTGAAAAACTTCAAGATGAATATTTAATAGAAGATAGTTCAAATTATAGTTTATTCAGTAAAGAATCATATAATAAACTTTTCATAAAACCTTGGACTTTAAAGCAAGGTGCAGTAGTAATAACATTATTATTTGTGATATTAATGGGAGTAACTAAAGCGGGTTGGGGAGCATCAACTCCTTATGGAATATGGTTTGGTAAATTTTTAATGAATTTTGGGATATCTGCTGATTCAATTTCAGAGTTTACTAAGATGCCATCAGATGTATTTAATCTACCATTTTTTGAACATCCAATAACAGTTCAAAATGTTGGAATAATAATTGGAACAGCAATTTACTTATTTACTGCTGGTATATTTAAAAAGATGTTTACTTCAGAATTAAATATAACTGGTAAGCAATTCTTATTATTTGCATTAGGTGGACTTACTATGGGACTAGGTACTCGTTTAGCTAATGGATGTAATGTAGGAGCTCTATATACACCTATAGCTAATTTCTCTCTATCAGGATGGGTATTTTTAATTTTTATGGTAAGTGGTGGAATTATAGGTAATACATTTGCTAAAAAAATGGATAGTAAATAATAATACAATAAATAATTATAATTAAAAAATCTTTATAAGAGGTGATAGTTGTGAGTAAAAGAATTTTAGTCATTGGAGGAGTTGCTGGAGGAGCTTCAGCTGCAGCAAGAGCAAGAAGAATAGATGAATCAGCAGAGATAATAATGTTTGAAAGAGGACCTAATGTATCTTTTTCTAATTGTTCATTACCATTTCACTTAAGTGGCATAGTAGAGAGTAGTGATGATTTAGTTTTAATGTCTCCGGAAAAATTTAAAAAACAATATAATATAGAAGCTAGAGTTAATAGTGAAGTTATTAAGATAAATAGAGAAGAAAAAAAATTAGTGGTAAAGAATTTACAAACTGGAGAAGAATATAAAGAATCCTATGATAAATTAGTATTATCTCCAGGAGCGAATGCTATACTTCCTAGAAGTATAAAAGGAATAAATGGAGACAATGTATTTACTGTAAGAAATGTAGTAGACATTAAAAAACTAAATTCTTATATTGTTAAAAATAATATAGCAGATATAGCTGTAGTAGGTGGAGGATTTATAGGAGTAGAAGTTGCAGAAAATTTACATTTAGCAGGTAAAAATGTAAGTTTAATTGAAGCACAGGATCAAATAATGGCTCCATTTGATTATGATATGGCACAAATTCTTCATAAAGAAATGATGGATAAAGGTGTTAATTTAATATTAAGTGATGGAGTACAACAAATAAATGAAGATTCAGTGGAATTACAATCTGGAAAAAAAGTAGATGCAAAAGCAGTAGTTATGGCAATAGGTGTTGCTCCTGAAACAAGTTTAGCAAAGGATGCTGGAATAGAAATAGGAGAAACTGGTGCTATAAAAGTAGATCATAATTATTTGACTAATGATAAAGATATATATGCAGTAGGAGATGCTATAGAAGTTTATAATAGATTAACACATAAAAAATCAAGACTTGCACTTGCTGGTCCAGCACAAAGACAGGCTAGAGCAGCAGCAGATCATATGTATGGAAAAGCACATAGAAACAATGGAGTAATAGGTTCATCAGTAGTTCAAGTATTTGATTTAGGTGCAGCATCTACTGGGTTAAATGAAAAGGTTGCAAAATCAGAAGGTATAAACTATGACATAGTATATGTTATACCAGGAGATAAGGTAGGGCTAATGCCTGAAAGTAATCCAATGCACTTTAAATTACTATATGAATATCCAACAGGAAGGATTTTAGGAGCACAAGCTATAGGAAAAGGAAATGTAGATAAGAGAATAGATGTTATTGCTACAATGATTCTAATGGGTGGTAATTTAGAAGATTTAAAAGAATTAGAATTATGCTATGCACCATTGTTTGGAACAGCAAAGGATGTAGTAAATCATGCAGCATTAGTAGGATTAAATTTATTAAACGGTCAATTTGAACAAGTGCCTGTAACTAAGGTTAGAGAATTAGTAGAAAATAATGAATTCATAATAGATGTTAGAGAAGAAGATGAATTTACAGAAGGACATCTTAAGAATGCAGTAAATATACCATTAAGTCAAATTAGAAATAGATTAGATGAGATACCAAAAGATAAACAAGTATATTTACATTGTCGTTCATCTCAAAGAAGTTATAATGCTTTAATGGCATTAAAAAATATGGGATATGACAATGTGGTAAATATTTCTGGATCTTATTTAGGAATTTGTTGTTATGAATATTTTCAAGATCAAGTAACTGGAAGAGAAAAAATAGTTACAGAATATAATTTTAATTAATAAAGGTATATTATATGAGAAAGAGGCTCAATAGAATAGATATATTAAGTTTAGCATTAGGTTCTATTATTGGATGGGGTTCCTTTACACTTCCAGGGTCAAAATTTCTCCATGAAAGTGGTATCATTAGTACGGCCATCGGATTTATTCTTGGTGGCCTTGCTATTGTTTTTATACAAAAAGGATATCATATTATGATGGAAAAAAATGATGAAGATGGTGGAGAATTTTCATATACTTATAATAATATGGGTAAAGCTAACGGATTTATAGTTGGATGGTCTTTAACTTTATGCTATATAAGTATGGTACCTCTCAATGCTACAGCATTTGTACTAGTAATTAAAAAATTATTTGGAACAAGTGTAGAATTTTTATACCTTTATGAAATAGCAGGTTATCCTGTGTATTTGTCAGAAATATTAATATCTAGTTTTATAATTATTTTATTTGCTTTTATAAATATTAAAGGATTACGAGCAAGTTCAAGAGTTCAAAATACAATGATTTTATTGTTAGTATTAAATGTTATTATTGTATTTAGTGTAATGATTATAAAAATTGATCACAATTTAATATTAGAGAACTATATAATAAATTATAAATTTAGCATGAGTGAGGTTGCTAAGATTTTAGCTATTGTTCCATTTTTATTTGTAGGGTTTGATGTTATCCCACAGGTATCAACAGATTTAAATTTTGAACGCACAAAAGCTACTAAAATAGCTATAATTGCTATATTTACAGGAGTACTTTTTTATAATTTATTAAATATAACCACAGGATTAGTATATACTTCTGAAAAAGCTTTGCTAGAAGAATGGGCTTTAGGTTCTGCTGTATTAGATAATATAGGTAATATAGGGTTTTTATTATTAGTTATTTCTCTAATGGGAGCAGTAACAGGAGGTATAAACGGATTTATGCTAAGTAGTAGTAAGTTGATAGGAGCTCTTTCTAAATATAAACTTATACCTGATAAATTTAATATAAGAAATAAAAATGGAGTATTTGAAAAGTCTATTAAGTTTGTAGCTATTGTAA harbors:
- a CDS encoding FAD-dependent oxidoreductase, producing the protein MSKRILVIGGVAGGASAAARARRIDESAEIIMFERGPNVSFSNCSLPFHLSGIVESSDDLVLMSPEKFKKQYNIEARVNSEVIKINREEKKLVVKNLQTGEEYKESYDKLVLSPGANAILPRSIKGINGDNVFTVRNVVDIKKLNSYIVKNNIADIAVVGGGFIGVEVAENLHLAGKNVSLIEAQDQIMAPFDYDMAQILHKEMMDKGVNLILSDGVQQINEDSVELQSGKKVDAKAVVMAIGVAPETSLAKDAGIEIGETGAIKVDHNYLTNDKDIYAVGDAIEVYNRLTHKKSRLALAGPAQRQARAAADHMYGKAHRNNGVIGSSVVQVFDLGAASTGLNEKVAKSEGINYDIVYVIPGDKVGLMPESNPMHFKLLYEYPTGRILGAQAIGKGNVDKRIDVIATMILMGGNLEDLKELELCYAPLFGTAKDVVNHAALVGLNLLNGQFEQVPVTKVRELVENNEFIIDVREEDEFTEGHLKNAVNIPLSQIRNRLDEIPKDKQVYLHCRSSQRSYNALMALKNMGYDNVVNISGSYLGICCYEYFQDQVTGREKIVTEYNFN
- a CDS encoding APC family permease — its product is MRKRLNRIDILSLALGSIIGWGSFTLPGSKFLHESGIISTAIGFILGGLAIVFIQKGYHIMMEKNDEDGGEFSYTYNNMGKANGFIVGWSLTLCYISMVPLNATAFVLVIKKLFGTSVEFLYLYEIAGYPVYLSEILISSFIIILFAFINIKGLRASSRVQNTMILLLVLNVIIVFSVMIIKIDHNLILENYIINYKFSMSEVAKILAIVPFLFVGFDVIPQVSTDLNFERTKATKIAIIAIFTGVLFYNLLNITTGLVYTSEKALLEEWALGSAVLDNIGNIGFLLLVISLMGAVTGGINGFMLSSSKLIGALSKYKLIPDKFNIRNKNGVFEKSIKFVAIVSLIAPWLGREVIIYIVDMSSLLAAIAYFYVCYIGYKTTIGIDRALSIIGALISLTFMGLLIIPGSPGKLSNPSIIIMVLWMGIGFFYYKKHSTEMK